In Paenibacillus algicola, a genomic segment contains:
- the rsmG gene encoding 16S rRNA (guanine(527)-N(7))-methyltransferase RsmG: MDDIQDHFSSLLKEQGIEVSAAQLEQFESYYRILVEWNQKMNLTGITERDQVYTKHFYDSLSLAFHLDVKSISTLADIGSGAGFPGIPLKIAFPHIKLTIVDSLNKRIQFLKHVSEQLGLQQVELIHGRAEEVARKLPYRDGFDLVTARAVARMTLLNEFCLPFTRVGGQFAAMKGSDPAEEIKEASRSLKELRGKLKKVHSFTLPVEESARHIVIIDKTAATPAKYPRKPGMAVKSPLL, encoded by the coding sequence ATGGATGACATTCAGGACCATTTCAGTTCTCTATTGAAGGAGCAAGGGATTGAAGTCAGCGCTGCTCAGCTGGAGCAGTTTGAGAGCTACTACCGGATTTTGGTGGAGTGGAATCAGAAGATGAATTTGACGGGCATTACAGAACGGGATCAGGTGTACACGAAGCATTTTTATGACTCGCTGAGCCTGGCCTTTCATCTGGATGTGAAGTCGATATCTACACTTGCGGATATTGGCTCAGGAGCAGGATTTCCCGGCATTCCACTCAAAATTGCTTTTCCTCATATCAAGCTGACGATTGTGGATTCGCTCAACAAGCGTATTCAGTTTCTGAAGCATGTGAGCGAGCAGCTCGGTCTGCAGCAGGTAGAGCTTATTCACGGCAGGGCAGAGGAGGTTGCTCGGAAGCTGCCTTACCGCGATGGGTTTGATCTGGTGACTGCACGAGCCGTTGCCCGCATGACCCTTCTCAACGAATTCTGTCTCCCCTTCACGAGAGTTGGCGGTCAGTTTGCCGCTATGAAGGGCAGTGATCCTGCAGAAGAAATCAAGGAGGCTTCCCGAAGCTTAAAAGAGCTTAGAGGGAAGCTGAAGAAGGTGCACTCCTTCACCTTGCCGGTTGAAGAATCTGCCCGCCACATTGTCATTATTGATAAAACGGCCGCAACACCTGCTAAATATCCGCGAAAGCCGGGTATGGCAGTGAAGTCGCCGCTGCTATAG